In Komagataeibacter sucrofermentans DSM 15973, the genomic window AGCACATCAGCCCCCCGACGGATCTTGTCGGCATGGTAGCCAATGTCATTGGCGAAGTAGGTGTTCGACCCATCGGACTTGCGCAGCGGGCGGTCGACATCATCGCCAAATTCGGTGGAGCGGAACAGGGTCTGGGGGCGGGCTTCCCAGTCATCGGGCAGCTTGCCCTTGGGGGGCTCGAGCACGCCTTCGTAGATCAGGCCCTTGTCTTCCAGCTTCCTGATGGCGCGGTCGGTCTCGCCATCAGCCAGGATACCGGCCTCGCTGGTGAACACGTCATGATGCACGCCGAGGGCGGCCAGATCCTCGCGGATCATGCCCATCATGGTATCGACCGCCTCTTTCTTCACGGTCTCGAGCCACAGGGCTGGATCGGCGGGCCTGAGGCCGGGGGCGGCAAGGCTTTCGCCATGTTTTTTGGCCAGCGCCTCGCCCACGGGCACAAGGTAGTCGCCGCCATACTGGATGGCGCCGCCGGGCACCACGGCTGCGAATTCCTCTTCCGTCACGGTGGTGTGGAGCGCCTGCAGGTAACGCCAGTACGTGGCCCAGGCCAGCGCGATCACCTGCGCCCCGGCATCGTTGATGTAATATTCCTTCGTGACCTCATAACCCGCCTTGGCCAGCAGGTTGGCCAGCACGTCACCCACCACGGCGCCGCGGCAGTGACCCACATGCATCGGCCCGGTGGGGTTGGCCGAGACATATTCCACATTCACCTTCACGCCACGGCCAGCGCTGCTCGTGCCGTAGGCCTCGCCTGCGTGCAGCACGTCACGCGCCACGGCCTGCCACACGGCGGGGGCGAGGCGCATGTTGACAAAGCCGGGGCCTGCCACCTCGGCCTGCGCAATGCCCGGCACGCTGGCCAGCGCCGTGACCAGTTCCGCCGCGATCTCGGCCGGGCGGCGACGGGCCGCCTTGGAGATGACCAGCGCCGCATTGGTGGCAAGGTCGCCATGTGCGGGGTCGCGGGTGGGCGTAACCTCGACACGCTCAAGGGCTGCTGGGGGCAGGTCGGGCATGGTGGCGCGCAGCGCATCGCGCACATGCGTGAGGTAACGGGCGAACAGACTGTCTGACATGCGGCTTGGTTTCCCAACAGATAACGGTAACAGGCCCTGTGGCCCGGCATGGTATGGCCCGCCGGCATCGCGCAAAAGCGGTGGCAGGCGGAAGATCGTGCTGCGCGTGTTTCACCCCGGCGAGGACAGGTCCGTCAACCGTCGATATGCCTCAATGGTGCAGCAACCGGTCATACCGGCACTATAATCGGCCACCACCCGGCATGCACCTGCCATATCATCCGCCGCGCAGGCGGCAGGGGCTGGCGCGCTGGTGCCATCGGGCAGCAGGGTCATATCGGTGCCGAGAATGGTAAAGATCGATTCGACCGTAAGCCGCGCATACAGGAAATGGCGGATAGCCAGATTGACCCCGGCCATGGCCGGGCTGCAGACCACCACAGGGCGGCCGGCGTGGTGGATGTGATCGGCGCAGGGCGGGCAAGGTTACGCTGCGTCTGGCCGATCAGGTCCATGGCCAGCGTGTTGATGGCGTGGCGGATGGTTTCATGACGCAGGCGCGGATCGGCCTTGCTGGCATGCCGCGCAAGCGCTGCGGCACGGGCGGCTGCGAGGGCCGCACCCACTCCCGGCAGGCTTTCGGGTTCCTCGATATGCAGAAGCCCTGCGCGCAGGCCGTCATCAAGGTCATGGACATGCAGGCGATATCATCGGACAGGGCGGCGAGCTGTGCCTTGGCCTCGGGGTAGAGCCTGCTACGGGCCTTAGCGGTCTGGACAGCGTAGGGTGCAGTGCTCATATAGGATCAGGACCAAGCCATGGATGAAACGGTAAAGACCATAACTGCCGTACATCCATAACCCGCCCGCAGCCCACCGCCAACATGAAGTGGCCCCGGCCTGCGTGCACAGATCATGGTGAAACCCGATGTCCACGCCCCCTTCCCCCCCGGCCGAGATGTTCCGCGTATCGGATTCGGCGGCCAATCGCCTGCGCGAGATCCTTGATGAGCAGCCCGCCGCCCCCACGGGCGAGCCAGCCCTGCGGGTGGCGGTCGAGGCGGGTGGCTGCAACGGCTTTCAGTATAAATTCGCGCTTGAACCCGAAACCCGGCCCGATGATATCGTCATTGCCGCAGGCACCGCCCGCGTGCTCGTTGACCCCGCCAGCATGGACCTGCTGAGCGGCGCCGTGCTTGATTTTGATGACAGCCTGATGGGCGCGCATTTCACGGTGCGCAACCCGCAGGCGGCCTCCTCGTGCGGGTGTGGCACCAGCTTCTCGGTGGAATGATGAAATTCGTTACCTGGAACGTCAATTCCATCCGCCAGCGCCTTGACCATGTGCTTGACTACCTTGCCCGCGAGCAGCCCGACGTGCTGGCGTTGCAGGAGATCAAGTGCGCCACCGAGATCTTCCCCGCCGAGGCCTTCAGGGAAGCGGGCTATAACAGCATCGTGGTGGGGCAGAAAAGCTATAACGGCGTGGCCATCCTTACGCGCCTGCCGCATGAGGTCATCCACACCGCCCTGCCCGGCTGGGAAACCGACCCGCCGCAGGCCCGCTACGTGGAAATTCGCGCAGGCGGGGTGATCTTTGGCAATCTGTACCTGCCCAACGGCAATTCCGGCGGCAGTGCGGGCTACGACTCCAAGCTTGCCTTCATGGACGCACTCGCCCTGCACGCCCACGCCATGCTCGCGGCCGGGCAGGACTTCGTGCTGCTTGGTGACTACAATGTCTGCCCCACCGATGAGGACTGTGCTCCCGGCGCGCTCTCGCCCGATGATGCGCTGCTGCGCCCGGCCACCCGTGCCGCCTTCCGCCGCCTGCTCTGGCTGGGCCTGACCGATGCGCTGCGCGCGCTGCACCCCACCGGGCGGTTCTATACGTTCTGGGATTATCAGGCTGCCGCCTGGCAGCGTGACAGCGGGCTGCGCATCGACCATGCCCTGCTCTCGCCCCGCCTGGCCGAACGGCTGCTGAGCGCCCTGCCTGCGCGCGATGAGCGCGGCAAGGCCCAGCCATCGGACCACGTGCCGCTGGCCGTTACAGTGGCCGACGCGGCGGGCTGAGGGGCGTGGCTGGCGGGCAGTGCTCGGGTGCTGGCAGCAGCCGGAACTCGCGCAACGTGCCCGCCAGCCTGAACTGCCCGAAATCAAGGTCGAGCCTGTCGGCCACGCCATTGGCGAAGTAGCGCATGCCCTGCTCGAATATCGGCCCCATGTCACGCGTGGTGGGGTTGTAGTAGGCAATATGCACCCGCTGCGCCCCAAGGGGGGCAAGGGCTGCAAAAGGCGTTGCGACCGGCGGCGCCTCGCGGGCCAGCAGCAGCACGTAGGTATTCAGCGCCCCGGTCTCGACCGTGCCATCGAACAGGGGTGGCGCGATCTCGGTCTGGCCCGCCTGCCCTGCCGCGATCACGCGGGTGGTGTGCGCTACGGGGAACAGCGTGCCCGCGGGCAGCGCCACGTCATGCACGCCGGGCGCGGTATAATGCACCCTGCCGCCGGTGGGGCGCATATGCGCCTCGCCCGCTATGCGCGGGCTGGGCTGGCCGTTTTCACTCTGGTCTGCGCGGAAGATGAGGGATGAGCCATCCTTGTCCTCCAGTACCGCGTAATCGGAATCGCTGTTGTGCTCGTCACCGCCCCGCCCCACGCTGCGCACATGCAACTGCTGCTGGGTGGACCAGGCCGTGCACATGTCGGACAGCACGAAGGTCAGCTTTCCCTCCGCCGTCACCACATCGCCATTGCCCACGGCGGACAGGACAAGGTCATACACCGCCCGGTGCGCCGCCATGCCCGCGGCCGGGGCGGCCAGCGCCTGGCCATGCCACAGCCCCGTAGCCACCATGGCCGCGATCACGCCACGCTGATACGCCCGCCGCACCACAATGCGGCGCGCCGTGAGGGAGGAGTCCTTCACGGCGGTCATGGCGCTCAGTCCTTTTTCTGGCCGGGCTTGGGGCGCGGCAGGTCGAGGGCGAGCGAGAGTTCCTTGAGCCGCTGCGGCTCGACGGGGGCGGGCGCGCCCATCATCAGGTCCTCGCCCTGCTGGTTGAGCGGGAACAGGATCACCTCGCGGATGTTCGGCTCATCGGCGAGCAGCATCACGATACGGTCCACACCCGGCGCCGAGCCACCATGCGGCGGCGCGCCATAGCGGAAGGCGTTGAGCATGCCGCCAAAGCGGGCCTCGACCTCGCTGGCGGGATAGCCCGCG contains:
- a CDS encoding EipB family protein; its protein translation is MTAVKDSSLTARRIVVRRAYQRGVIAAMVATGLWHGQALAAPAAGMAAHRAVYDLVLSAVGNGDVVTAEGKLTFVLSDMCTAWSTQQQLHVRSVGRGGDEHNSDSDYAVLEDKDGSSLIFRADQSENGQPSPRIAGEAHMRPTGGRVHYTAPGVHDVALPAGTLFPVAHTTRVIAAGQAGQTEIAPPLFDGTVETGALNTYVLLLAREAPPVATPFAALAPLGAQRVHIAYYNPTTRDMGPIFEQGMRYFANGVADRLDLDFGQFRLAGTLREFRLLPAPEHCPPATPLSPPRRPL
- a CDS encoding exodeoxyribonuclease III; its protein translation is MMKFVTWNVNSIRQRLDHVLDYLAREQPDVLALQEIKCATEIFPAEAFREAGYNSIVVGQKSYNGVAILTRLPHEVIHTALPGWETDPPQARYVEIRAGGVIFGNLYLPNGNSGGSAGYDSKLAFMDALALHAHAMLAAGQDFVLLGDYNVCPTDEDCAPGALSPDDALLRPATRAAFRRLLWLGLTDALRALHPTGRFYTFWDYQAAAWQRDSGLRIDHALLSPRLAERLLSALPARDERGKAQPSDHVPLAVTVADAAG
- a CDS encoding iron-sulfur cluster assembly accessory protein, which codes for MSTPPSPPAEMFRVSDSAANRLREILDEQPAAPTGEPALRVAVEAGGCNGFQYKFALEPETRPDDIVIAAGTARVLVDPASMDLLSGAVLDFDDSLMGAHFTVRNPQAASSCGCGTSFSVE
- the argS gene encoding arginine--tRNA ligase, encoding MSDSLFARYLTHVRDALRATMPDLPPAALERVEVTPTRDPAHGDLATNAALVISKAARRRPAEIAAELVTALASVPGIAQAEVAGPGFVNMRLAPAVWQAVARDVLHAGEAYGTSSAGRGVKVNVEYVSANPTGPMHVGHCRGAVVGDVLANLLAKAGYEVTKEYYINDAGAQVIALAWATYWRYLQALHTTVTEEEFAAVVPGGAIQYGGDYLVPVGEALAKKHGESLAAPGLRPADPALWLETVKKEAVDTMMGMIREDLAALGVHHDVFTSEAGILADGETDRAIRKLEDKGLIYEGVLEPPKGKLPDDWEARPQTLFRSTEFGDDVDRPLRKSDGSNTYFANDIGYHADKIRRGADVLVDVWGADHGGYVTRMKAAVAALATDGRPVLDVLLCQIVRIVRDGQPVRMSKRAGTFVTLRDLIDEVGRDAVRFTMLTRKADAQMEFDLDQVVAQSRDNPVFYVQYAHARCCSVLRAAAALANAGRLPGGLTPAELATTDLSGLGADAELALLQRMAQWPRMVESAASAHEPHRIAFYLNELASDFHALWNRGKDDTTLRFVQEDDVATTRTKLALVEATATVLRSGLNVLGVQPVEEMR